The Raphanus sativus cultivar WK10039 chromosome 6, ASM80110v3, whole genome shotgun sequence sequence TAATTTTCCAGGTTCATTGTTAGAGAGGATTGTTCTTATTCGGAATGTTCTACAATTGAGCTACTGAATCTGTGTTTATTTGAAGCATTGTTTCGGTTTCATACATGTGAACTATTAGAGATATGTTGGACCAAAAGATATATTAGAGATATGTTGGACcgaatatatttctaatatgaaCCTTGTTAACCTCTGTCATCTTCTGAGGATCTTATCTTAAGACCTGAATGCATTAATAGTTGTCTTACCGGATGATAGttgtagaacctaaaatctacactcagtATTTTGCAGTGTTTGTAAAGTAAACTAGGGAATGATAAAAGATGTATGCATCAATATcattagaacacaacgatgtaatcggaattcgGTTGACAATAAtggatttttattgattaagaggtCGATACAAGAAATAACTAAGAGATTGACTATAACAAGGAGATCGATCTAAATCGGGATCTAAGACAAAGTGAGAAAGGTAAAATGTGTGTactgctctctctctagggtttgcgCCTCCACTTAATGTTAATCTACTCCTTCCTTTTATAATGTCGACTCTGCCTTCCTTGTAACGAGCTCCGCGATCTCCGGGATTGCGGCGACCTCTTCCTCACATCATCGACGTCGTCATGGGCCTTCTCTTTCATGGCTCATCTATTTAAATCTTGCACCATTTAATCTAGGTCGAAAATTGGGTCCAACAATAGTCTGTCTCCAAGTCAGGCTTGGGATACAATACTTGTCTATCTTAGGTCTATCTTGCTTGGTGATCAACACCACTAAAATTTTCAACTTCTGCAGAGCTATGATCTTTCTATGGTTGCGGATTCGTGCCATCTTATGATGTCTAGTCAGATTTATCAACATCTTTGCAGGATCTTCCACATCTTTTGTGTGAGCGCACTTGAACCTATATTGCAGGATTTGGTATATGGGGCTCACGAAACAGAGAATCTTGAGACTCTTTCAGAAGGCACTTGGGATAAATGTTTACAGGAGTACAACCTATCATCCCCAGAAAAATGGATATTCAGAAAGGACTATTCATACTTTAGAAGATATCTTCAGGACTTGTGTTTTAGAATGATAACAGAACTGGGGAAAAATATTTACCTTTAGCAGAGTTTTTCACAACAACTCTCATTTGAGTATTGAGATAGCGCCATATGAGGCTCTTTATGGTTTGTCTCGTCGTACACCACTTTTTTGGATATAAGTGGGGGAGCGACGAGACTTAGAACCAACAATGGTTCAGGAGACAGTAGAGCAAGTTGAAAAGCTCAAGACTCAGCTTAAGGAAACCCATGACCGCCAGAAGAGTTATGCAGATAAGTGTCATAAGGATTTGGAGTTTCAGGTAGGAGATTTAGTATACCTGAAAATGAGGATATTTTAGGTGGATCTAAAAATCGGAAGCGAAGGAAACTTAAGCCGAGATATATGGGACGGTACCCCATTTGGAGAGGATTGGAGCAGTAGCTTATAGATTGCATTTATCAGCAGAGTTGTCAGACTTCCATGATGTGTTTCATGTATCGGTTTTGAGGGAAGTCGGGAGAGAGCCAAAGCTCATTTTGCAGTAGTCAACAAGTCATcgtggtaaaaaaaaatttttgcaCCTTGTCAGCCAGTTGAGATTATAGATCGGTGAGTGAAAGATGTTCAGCTTGGAGTATATGTTTAGCTGAATTTATCAAcattttataacaattttaaatttttcaagagttatataaattatttgtaaattcTCTTAAATTTGGTAGGAGAAACACCTTTTAATCCACATTTCCATTCGAACTTTATGAAGAGCATGtcttaataaaaagaaataacgTTTTCAATAGTTATCAACACAGGATCAACATGATCGTAAGCAGAAGACTAATAGGCTAAATACTACACATAGTAAGAatacatcttttattttttctgtgtTTACAATCTCTcttcttattctttttattctttGATTGTGTTGAACGTGTGTGAAAAATGTGTGTTAAGTTGATCAAATGATCTTGTTGTTACTTCTTAGGGAAACAAAATAGAAAGCAACGTATGAAATGTATTCTCGTTGGTGCAAGCGATATTTATGACCCCATAAAATATCCCCTCCAAAGTATGGTGTGTTGAGGCTTCTTAAAGAAAGTGAGAAACAATTGTGGTTGGAAACGGCTCATCAAAGGAAATATTGGTTTAGATCGTTTGTCGAtcttgaaaacataaaactagATGTGGATGAAGCAAAAGTGGCATGCATTAATTTTGATGTGTTTCAAATTATCCATATTGCTTCATATTTCATGGATCATTGGTTTGAATGGATTAACTTCTTTGTGATCGATAAAACGATTGTTGATTGTTGAGACTATTTTTCAGTCATAGTTAGAGAATGGGTACCTTTAACAGTTTGAAGTTGAAAAACAAGTTCAAATACGCCCATGCCTTAGCGCGTGAGAGAACTTGTTGCAAATATTAGGACTTGTTGCAAATGTCAAACAATATATCTACTCGCTCATAGCAATCGTGCTCCACATAATGGCATTTCAAATGTCAGCGTATGATAAAACTTTATCTCTCTGTATATTAATGTTTTGTTAATGTCTTATGGTTAACTATGAAAGAAAAAGTTGATATAGCGGATATTCTATTATAAAGCACTTGGTATACAATACAGCTCGCTTCTTTGGACGTCCTCTAAATGTTCTCTTAATAACTGGTGATGCCAATTTCGTTGAGCTAGTGGAAGCACTAAGAGTTATTGACATCAAGGTATATCTGGTAGGCCTAGCAATTGCGCTAAAATCTCCAAGAGGCGGTGAAACCATATCAGCAGTTCGAGTAATGGAATGTTAACATTACACTTAATTATTAAACTCTGTCTGATTTATGTGTACCAACAAAGAGTGTACAAGTCATGTACTAAGTTATAGTTTTATCTTTGAATGGAAAATCACATCTCATGGAAAATCACCCGGATAAGAATGTCATCTTGGTTGCGATCTCTGTTGCCAAAacgtatataaataaataaaatcttatgTAATTCCATGTTTATTTCATGAGTATATTGTTAAATATAATCATCAATATTTCTCAAACCCTTTTTGAATTCAACCAAAACACATATCATATTGGTGTTTTCGTTGTTAAATCTCACATATAGTATCAACAATACTCTACTAAAACTATAAACTGTTAGAAGTTGTGATATATAAACATCGATTGGATAATCCAAGAGATACACATATTTTTCATTGATCCTTTTTCACATATTGAAAACTCTTGAATATACATATCCATACTCTTTGCATCAAAAATCTGATACATGTGGTATAGACTATTGAAATTAGGTAATTCACCATGAAAATTTGCATATTTTCACATGGTATTTTCAAAGTTGAGTATTAtgattaaaactaaaaaaaattgtccCGATAACAAGAGATTTAAATAGAATTACAAAATCAATGAAaactaaactttttaaataacaaGAGATTTTACGtggaatttaaaatttcataaatccAATAACAAAAGACTctaataagatttttaaaattcataaaccaataacaaaaaGTTTCTAAATCAGGTAAAATCCAACCACCAATTAACCCACACCTTAGACTTATAGAAAGAAGATTAAAAATGATCAAACCGGTCAATCCGGTCTGGACTAACCAGCATGAGATCAGATATCGAAATTCACATATAAACACTAAAACGCAGCCGTTTTAATCAATTCGCCATAAAGGCTGGAGGCAAAAAAGCTCCGGTGATTCCTTCTCCTCCCGGCGCTCTCCAACTACTTCCTGCTCCGGTGATCCGTCTGATCCGTCTCAATTTCGAGATCCATTCCGATCCGTAACCGCCACTTCTGGTACACCATCGCTATCTCTCTCTGTCTAGCCTCTGCCTAATTTGACTAAAGTCTCACTTTCTTCCATGGTTTCGAAGCTCTAGGTTTCAGTCAATAGGTTCATTGTAATTTGAGCTTGAGTTCACTGCGAACATCGACACATAGTAACGATAGATAAGCTAATTGTAGGTATCTTTTGCATCTACAGGGAGGTGAGATTTGGAGAGAAAGGATGGGAATCATAGAAACTGGAACTGTATCAGGTAACTTGCCGAGCAAGGAGACGTTTGTAGTACACTACCCTGGTTATCCATCTTCTATCTCTCGAGCCCTAGAGACTCTCGGGGGAATCCAAGGGATCACAACGGTAAGCTTTTGCATGCCTACATTGTATTCTTAAGAAAGACATTAAAGTTGATTAGTATCGAATTTGTAGATAAGTGATTGACGGTTTATTCACTTTGGTTAAGGCAAGAGAGTCAACGTCAAACAAGCTTGAGCTACATTTCCGCCCTGAGGATCCTTATGCACATCCTGCTTGGGGAGAGAGACGTCCTTGTAGTGGTTTTCTGTTGAGAATTTATAAGGAGGATGTTAAGAGAGTTTCTTCTCTGCGTGAAACTCAACCTGTTCTTGCCACTAGCGATGCTTGCCCAGCTCTCTGTGCTGATATTGTAGCTCGTGTGTCTGAGTCGTATTGCTTCGATGGTAAGCATTGGTTTGGAGTTTTGGGCTTCTAAATGTGTCTTATATAGTTAGCCTTTGGCTTAAAGTTTCTCATTGTATTCACTCTTATTCATGTGGGTATTGCAAAGGGATGGCTGACTACCAGCATGTTATCCCTATTCACGCGGATGTTGCACAGCAGAGGAAGAGGAAATGGATGGAGGTGAATCCGCTTACAGGTGCTTCTTCTCCGTTCATTTGGTGTATTTCATTATATTGCAATCTCAAGGTTTTGTACCGTAGTTTAAGGTAAGTACTCTCTACTGTCATACAGGAAACGATGATCTAATGGACATGGCTGATGAAGATGTAATGATGTTATTGCCACAGTTCTTTGCACCCAAAGACATGCCAGACAACTTGGTGTAAGATCACACTGTCTTCATTGTTCCCGACAATTTTACTATGCTTACCTGGTAACACAAATTATGTCCACATGAAGCTATCTGTTTTCATCTGAATCTTAGTAAGGAGAACCCGATTGGTAGTCTGGAGTATGTTAGTTATAGGTGAACGATGAAGAAAAACATAGTTGGTTAAAGTGTTTGAAGTTCTATTTTTCTAATTTCACTTCTGTTGTTTGAGCACAGACTGAAACTTCCAGGAACATCGGgcccaaaaaagaaagaagaggcacCAACTCAGAACCTTTGTGAGGTATGTGGTTACTACTTCGCCATTAATGGTCGCATGATAGTTTTTATGTTGTTACTATTTCTCCATTTTCTAATTGGTTTACTTATGATGCAGGACGACATTGGCCCAGTATTTGCAATTGATTTCAGTGTCAAAGATATCCTTTTCTCTGTTCTTTTTTATCTTCTAAATCTTATTATTGCTTAGGATGAAGCCATGTTTGTTTTCTCTGCATTCTGTCATTTTGGATAATCCATGATCGCTCCTTAACATTCATACAGATCCCAAAGGTATTAAACTGGGAAGACTTCATTGATCCCAGCTCCGAACAATGGCAATGGCAAGTAGCAGTTTCTGCATTGTTTGACGAGCGACCTGTGTGGACAAGAGACTCCATAGTCCAACGACTACTTGATAAAGGTCTTAAATGCACACATCACATGCTCAACAGGTGAACAGATTCTCAGCTTTTCTTATGTGTATTAGTTGTCTTAGTACTGCAGTAACCAACATCCTGGAGTTTTCTCTACAGGTTTCTTCTTCGGTCTGCATATTATTTCTCGGGTGGTCCATTTCTTAGGTTCTGGATTAAAAGAGGCTATGATCCACGGAAAGATCCTGAATCTCGTGTGTGAGTTCTCTCCCTCTATATACATTCATATTACAAATGAATGGTCTATGATATGGTAATGTAGAATTCTCATTTTGTTCACCTCAAAAATCAAACTAGGACCGAAACAGTATGTCCAGCCTCTTTTTTTGGCATCCAGTGTGTAGTCAAGCTATTTTACCACTATTTActttgtgtaatttattttcagATACCAGAGAATGGAGTTTAGGGTTCCACCTGAATTAAGGGGTTATTGTGATGCCAATGCAAGTAACAAGTAAGCGTTtcctattttcttataaactgaAGTCTATTCTCTACTTAAAACGGGACAGAAAAGGAGAAAACCATATAACATTTACTTGAAAGTATTGATCCTTTACATtcattcataaaaataaaaaaatgtattgatCCGTGGTGAAGTGTAGAAGAATGGATGTGTATCCAAATTTTCCAGACATTTGTgcttttaatataatatgataattAAGTTCCTCTTTGTGACAGGTCAAAGCGAAGCTGGGAAGACATTTGTGCTTTTAAAGTTTTCCCTTTCAAATGCCAAACATTTCTACAGCTATTCGAACTTGAAGACGAGTACATTCAGCGAGAGATAAGAAAGCCTCCCAAGCAAACTACTTGTAATGTAAGTTCTCAGCGAACTAGTCTGTCCCTGGATAGACATGTGACATGCTAAAGTCCCACTACCAAAACACGTCTCACCAATCACACACAAAATAATGTATAACTTTAATACATAAAACTTTGACAAGTCCTTTGTTCCATATGATGTTTTGGTTAtctgatttgatgttttagttatctgattttatgttttgttggCAGTATAAAACAGGATGGTTCTCAGAAGCGCTGCTTGATAATCTGAGACTCCGAGTAGCTGTGAGGTTTGTGTCTGTGTTTCCTGAGCCAGGTTTTGAAGATGTTTTTAAATCTATTCAAGATGAGTTTGAGAGGTCAGAGAAGACGAGAATTCAAAAAGATTCACTGACATCTTGCAAACCAGATCACCTGGAAAAAGTTAAAGGTAAGATCAATAACATAACTTCAATCATGCCATCGAACACGTTCTGTCTTCTCCTTAGAAGATATGGAAGTAACATGTACTAATGTAACATAATTCGCAGATAGGGAAGAGCTGAAGAAGcataaaaacacaaacaaagagaAAGAGGTGTCAGCGGATGAAGATGCTGAAGACGTGGATGATGATGAATACGAGGAACTCGATGTGGTAACCCTTTTTTATTTACTTCACTTTCTATAGTTTCCCCCAAAATCCATTttcatcattatttttttcctcTTAATGTGTTCTTTTGCAGGCTGCAGAGGACGATGATGAGATGTCATTAAGTTCTCATGGATGTATCCTTCAAATTCATAAACTTTTAGTGAATGATAATACATACATAGAAAAGTTGATAAGACGATTAGGAGCTTAATCTTAGTTATTCTTTAATAACGATGATAAGATGGGGAGATGGAGAACAACAACTCGAGAACGTATCTCCAAGGCTTGTTCGATAGATTTCCAAGCAGCAAACCAGCCTCGGATGGTGCTGATAGCGATGGAGAGTATCAGATCTACGAGCAAGAATCCAACGCTTtggatgatgacgatgatgatgatgatgactacgatggtggtggtggtgacgaggatgatgatgaatgaAGAACTTTGAACATAAGAATGTGTATTTTCATTGTAATTAGGAGACTAGTAGAAGATGTAATCAGGTATGTGTAATGTAAGGAGATAACGTAAGTGTAGATTAACTAATTAatctcaacaacaacaaagttGTATGTACACACAACTACGCATGTGGGGAGTTATCTCGTATCagtgaaaacaaaaattgaactctcttatgtataaataaatatcatcatCGATATGTTTGGATCATTGTAGAGCTTCTTGTGTTGAGGTCTCAGTGGAATGGACTTGACGAACGAACTGCCCTTTGATACGCGGACGTTGCTCTGCCAGTTTCTTCCAATGTATTTCAATATGAATGCGAACTGTccaagtaaaaataaaaatctttttttttaaacaattgaaaattatttattggtTAGACTGTAAacaaattacatataaatacatatattacataaaaatacatatacaacAATAATaatgagaaacaaaaaataaataactaaaataatgagagagttttgtgtgaGCTTGAAATCTTTGTCGCACTTTGACTATCAGTCTCAGTCTTTCAACATGTGTTGTTCTTTCTGCTGATTGTATGTTCTTGTTGCCAGGTACGTTCACAGGCCACAATGTTCGGTTTCTCCCTTGGTTTCTAATCAAAGAAAGAATGTTGCAGCAAGTGAAGATGATAACGTCAACCAATACAATACCTCTGAACCGCTTCCACGGGAAGCCGCTTTAAACAAGTTCCGGATGAAGCGCAAGGACAGATGCACTAGAAGGATGAAGAGAGGGCTTTTCTGCAGAAGATTGGTTCTCGCAAGTGTTAGGTCTTCTCAGGGAGAGATCAAGCTCTATCATAGATTCGTATCTAGCAACACTTTTTTCTCTGTTGCGTTGTGCGTTTCTTCTAAACGACGCTCCCATGAAGTCAAATGGCTTCTTTAGTTGAGTCCTCCACGTCTGCGCTCTCACCTTGCATCTCTGGTCTTGAACATGAGCTCTACAAGAACCAAATCAACTACAAAGTTTAGAAACAAATACAAACAGAATAAGGAAACCATATCTAACCTGGTCATCACCACCATTCCCTATTATAGGACGTTGGCCTCTCTCCAATGCATCCCCAAGGTTACTCGTCGAATTGTTTGCAGACGCACGCAGCACCTAGTGGAAAGCTACCGGGAGCAAGTAACTCCTTGTAACAGTTTTGCAAAATAGGGTACTAATCATGTATTTGATAGGATCCTTTTCATCAGCACAATCCCTAATCAGTCccttttcattataaaattcaTCAAAAGtgataaaataaacaattagtTTAAATGAAACAAGTTGGTGTGATAGGGTGGACATATTGTTCGGTTCCTACCAAACGAGGCTGAGAGGTGCTCACTTCTCTAAATACATCTCTCAATATCCCCTTTTCATTTCAAGTAGTCGAACTGAAGAGTTTCAACGCGGTTCTATACGGAAATTTTCAAAGCCTAGTCGCTtgagaaaaaaatgtaaagagagtactaatttttttttttttgagcaaaataAAGAGAATACATACTAATAAATATAAGAATCTTAACATATATCCATCTCTCAGTCAACAAGAGAACCTTCGTGGAACAGCTTCAATTCCCTAAATACATATCTTTTTCTCTCTAGAAAAACTAAAAGCAGTACAGGAGATCAAGTGTCCTCAGTAAGACACTTCATCGAACAGCTTCACCGCATCATCCACTCCTCTGTTTGCCAATATATTAAAAGCAATTGGTAAAACACATATCATCAGAGACATTGCAACGAAATAGTCTTAACTAAATTGTGTAGTTTGTGCAAATCCAAAGAAGTTGCCAAGAAGTTCTTtcctatattatatataataccTGATAGTTCCGTAATTGCTGGGAGTCTCCTTCAGCTGCTGTTTCACTCACTAATGAATTTAACAGAAGGGATGTGTTGGACTTTGTAGTAATCTTTTCCTCCTTTCCACAGTCTCTTCTCCCATCTCTTTTCCATACCATAACAGGTCACGCTCTTCAAAGAAGCGATGAATTGCAGCCCATCAGGAAGCTCCTTTAACTTTGGACAAACCAAAATATCAAGAGTATGGAGAAGGGGCATGGAGCCTTCTTCTACTATCCACTCTTCCCAATCCTCTAATCCCGAAAATGTTAACTTCTGCAATTGAGGAAACCCATCCTTGGAGCAAATCATTCTCCTCCCACAGAAAGATCTATCTCCTAAAGTAATCTTTTTCAAGTGAAACAACTTCTCTAGAATCGGCATTGGGTCCTCTGTAAAAGGACAACCACTTAGAGATATGGTTGTAAGGTGAGAAGGCAAGTATCCTTCCGACAATCTCAAATTGAATTCATCTCCCATATCATCAACACTCAGATGCTCCAAGTTAGTGATGAATCGCAGCCCATCAGGAAGCTCCTTTAAATTTGGACAACCTTTAATATCGAGAGTATGAAGAAGGGGCATGGAGCCTTCTTCTACTATCCACTCTTCCCACTCATCTATTCCCTTAAAATCAAGATTTTCCAGTTGAGGAAACCCATCCCGCGAACAAACCAATCTCTTCCCATATAAAGATCCTTTCcctaaatacataatttttagGTGAAGCAACCTCTCTAAAACTGGCATCagattctcctccaaacagcaCTTAGTTAGAGATATGGTTGTAAGGCGAAAAGGAAAGTATCTTACCGACAATTTAGCACTTGAGTATTCAACAGTAAGATTCTTCAAGGAAGTGATGAATCGCAGCCCATCAGGAAGCTCCTTTAAGTTTGGACAAAAGGTAATATTGAGAGTATGGAGAAGGGGCATGGAGCCTTCTTCTAATATCCACTCTTCCCACTCATCTAATCCCTTAAAAAGTAGCTTCTGCAATTGAGGAAATCCGTGCCTTGAGCAATCCATTCTCCTCCCAATGAAAGAAGCATTCCACAATTCAATCTCTTTCAAGTGAAGCAATTTCTCTAGAATCGGCATTGGATCCTCCTTCAAACGGCACTGGCGTAGAGATATGGTTGTAAGGTGAGAAGGAAAGCGTTGGGCATCAGGTAACCTTGGCATATATATCTCCAACTTCAGCTGCTTGAGATTAACAAAATCCCAAACAAATCCTTTTTCATCATCATTCGTGGGTCTATAAAACCTGCCCCTGCTGTCTATGGTAAGACTCTCCAAGTGTGAAAGTTTACTTAGAGATGAAGATAGAGTTTCCATAGTATACCTCTCGTCCATAATATAGATAAAGAGAGATCTGAGCCGTGTCATACCATGTAGATCCGTCACTCTTCCATGTTTTGTGCAGAAATACTTTAAGGTCTCCAGCTTGACTAGATTTCCCAATTCCAAATTTGTCTTATCATGTAATATCTGGGGCAAAGACAAGAATGTCAGTTCTCGCATTTCTTTCAAGATATTGGGCATGTAGACTTCACCAATCACATCCAAGTTTAAATAGAGCAGCTTCTTCAGATTCCGCATAGAAGAGGGCAGTCGAGTTGCATGTGACCTCTTTAAACTAAGATATCTCAAGTGGATGAGTTTCCCGATGCTAGAGGGTACCTTCCCTCCTTCAAACTCGACCCAAGGAAGATCTAACACTCTCATCAGCTTATGCCTTGGGAAGAATAAACTTGTTACCTTCCATTCTCCATTCCCGATAAGCAAGAGAGTTCTAAGGCTTGGATTCTTCACCTCCATATCGACATTAAATGGTGGTTCCTGATGCCAACCTGTAAGAGCAAGTCTGCGAGATTTACAAGGAGATTTCGAATTTGCAATTGATGTATCAATGGTTTGTACGAAATTCTCTTCTTCGGCTTT is a genomic window containing:
- the LOC130494404 gene encoding uncharacterized protein LOC130494404 codes for the protein MGIIETGTVSGNLPSKETFVVHYPGYPSSISRALETLGGIQGITTARESTSNKLELHFRPEDPYAHPAWGERRPCSGFLLRIYKEDVKRVSSLRETQPVLATSDACPALCADIVARVSESYCFDGMADYQHVIPIHADVAQQRKRKWMEVNPLTGNDDLMDMADEDVMMLLPQFFAPKDMPDNLVLKLPGTSGPKKKEEAPTQNLCEDDIGPVFAIDFSVKEIPKVLNWEDFIDPSSEQWQWQVAVSALFDERPVWTRDSIVQRLLDKGLKCTHHMLNRFLLRSAYYFSGGPFLRFWIKRGYDPRKDPESRVYQRMEFRVPPELRGYCDANASNKSKRSWEDICAFKVFPFKCQTFLQLFELEDEYIQREIRKPPKQTTCNYKTGWFSEALLDNLRLRVAVRFVSVFPEPGFEDVFKSIQDEFERSEKTRIQKDSLTSCKPDHLEKVKDREELKKHKNTNKEKEVSADEDAEDVDDDEYEELDVAAEDDDEMSLSSHGYGEMENNNSRTYLQGLFDRFPSSKPASDGADSDGEYQIYEQESNALDDDDDDDDDYDGGGGDEDDDE
- the LOC130497023 gene encoding probable disease resistance protein At1g58390 isoform X1, whose product is MAEVAVALLPFAVERLWNLLVREAERFQGVEEQFEGLKKDVDMLRCFLKDAEAKKHASEMVKKTIKDIKEIVYDAEDVVETFLLKKELKESSSSSVKRFACVTITRMGLGSDMRTICKRISEVIRDMQNLGVQKVIVDDEHMQALQVREREMRQTFSRDDEEQPFVGIERNVEKLVGYLVEEDSSQVVSITGMGGLGKTTLARQVFNHKKIKSHFPALAWVCVSQQFERKCVWQTILRQLRPECDVSKMMEDELLEKIVRVLETQKALIVIDDIWREGDWDLIKPVFLPKKGCKVLLTSRNEEVALHAGEQCDPIKLECLTFDESWDLFQRIAFPIKDTSEFKIEEDMNELGIEMLKHCGGLPLAIKVLGGMLRKKYTLQQWKTIRENIKAPIFRGSGTDERNINKEVYDVLYLSFEELPAYLKYCFLYLASFPEDYAIPVENLSYYWAAEGMLRPMDFDGASIREVADICIEELVKRNMVISKRDIDTSRFETLQLHDMMREVCLRKAEEENFVQTIDTSIANSKSPCKSRRLALTGWHQEPPFNVDMEVKNPSLRTLLLIGNGEWKVTSLFFPRHKLMRVLDLPWVEFEGGKVPSSIGKLIHLRYLSLKRSHATRLPSSMRNLKKLLYLNLDVIGEVYMPNILKEMRELTFLSLPQILHDKTNLELGNLVKLETLKYFCTKHGRVTDLHGMTRLRSLFIYIMDERYTMETLSSSLSKLSHLESLTIDSRGRFYRPTNDDEKGFVWDFVNLKQLKLEIYMPRLPDAQRFPSHLTTISLRQCRLKEDPMPILEKLLHLKEIELWNASFIGRRMDCSRHGFPQLQKLLFKGLDEWEEWILEEGSMPLLHTLNITFCPNLKELPDGLRFITSLKNLTVEYSSAKLSVRYFPFRLTTISLTKCCLEENLMPVLERLLHLKIMYLGKGSLYGKRLVCSRDGFPQLENLDFKGIDEWEEWIVEEGSMPLLHTLDIKGCPNLKELPDGLRFITNLEHLSVDDMGDEFNLRLSEGYLPSHLTTISLSGCPFTEDPMPILEKLFHLKKITLGDRSFCGRRMICSKDGFPQLQKLTFSGLEDWEEWIVEEGSMPLLHTLDILVCPKLKELPDGLQFIASLKSVTCYGMEKRWEKRLWKGGKDYYKVQHIPSVKFISE
- the LOC130497024 gene encoding two-component response regulator-like APRR5, which gives rise to MVVMTRAHVQDQRCKVRAQTWRTQLKKPFDFMGASFRRNAQRNREKSVARYESMIELDLSLRRPNTCENQSSAEKPSLHPSSASVLALHPELV